GGATATTACGCTGTGGGGTCTGTTTCCAGCCGTGGGTTTTGCGGCACTGCGGGCAACGGTTTCAGCTTTGTCTCAAGCCCGCCCAGTTATGATCATTGTCGTATTAGGAACTGCATTTAATATCACCTGGAATTACATTCTCGGCTTTGGCAAGCTTGGCTTTCCCAAAATGGGTCTTGCAGGATTGGCTGTAGCCAGTGTGGTTACGTTATGGGGTATGTTCCTGGCCTTGGCACTGTATATTTTGACAAACAAGAATTTAAAGCACTACCGCATTTTTCAAGAACTGCATCGAATTAGACCTCACATCCTCAAAAAGTTAGCCTGGGTGGGCGTGCCAATCGGCTTATTCTCTGGACTTGAAACCGGATTCTTCATGGTGATTACTTTCTGGATGGGATTGTTGGGAACTGAGGTGTTAGCTGCCCATCAGATTGTGTTTCAAACCATTCTTGTTGTGTTCATGGTTCCCTTAGGGATCTCCTACGCCACAACAGTACGAGTCGGACAATGGTTAGGACGGCGCGATCACACAGGTATTCAACAAGCAGCATTAGTTAGCATGAGTGTTAGTACCGTCTTCATGGTTGGTGTGTCAACTATTTTTCTCTGCTTCCCTGAATTCATTATTGGTCTTTACATTGATACCACCAATCCCGTCAATGCAAACATTGTTGCGATCGCACTTCCGCTATTGATCGTTGCAGCAATCGCCCAAGTTCTCGATGGCTTTCAAAAAGCAGTTTATGGTTCTCTACAAGGACTACAGGATACTCAAATTCCAATGTTGTTAAATGTGTTGGGATACTGGGGAATTGGTTTGTTAGTAGGTTATATATTGGGCTTTCAGTTGCAGATGGGAGGTGTCGGCTTGTGGATTGGGCAGTCAGTATCGATCGCTTTTGTTGCAGGGCTGTTTATCTGGCGATTCTGGCGTTTGGTTAGACATCAGAAGCTTACCCAACTGATATAGACAAGCTCTAGGCTTCAAGATTTTTTCTAGCTACGCTCTGTACTGTTATTGGCTGGAAACAAACTCTCAATCCTCAATTCTTGCAAAGTAATGTCGTAAGGTGTGCCGAGGGTAAGGGCCGCACCCGTTTTATATTTATACTGTTAATCACTAACAGCTTAGCTAGACATTTTTTTGATTCTCGATGTACTGCTCTACAACTGAAACCGGGATATCACCGACAGTTGAAACAAAGTAGCTGTTTGTCCATAAAGTCGGCAAGCGACTTTTAAGCCAAGGAAATTCTTGCCTCAGAAATCTTGATGAACGTCCTTTCATGTTCCGCACCAGCTTAGCAATACCGTATTGCGGGTCAATTTCGACTAGGAGACAAACGTGATCAGGCATAATCTCTAGCTGTAGAAGTTCACCTGTTGCTTCACTGACCACTTCATATAAAAGCTCTTTGAGCCGAACATCAACCCCATTAACTAACACTTTACGACGATATTTCGGACACCAAACAACATAATACTTACAGGAGTAGACAACGTTTATATTAGACTTGAGTGCTTGAGCCATTGCCTTTTTTCCAAGTGATACCCGCTCGGTTCTGGAGCGGGTATCGGAATTATTCTTTACACCTCAGCAGGCTGTTTTTGTGTCTCTAGCCATTCGTCATAAGCGGATTGATCACCACCAAACGAATCAATAGAGACTTGGCGCTCTGGCATTGGTTTCAACGGTGCGTTGATGGGGCTGTATTTGCAGTAGCAAAGCACAACTAGATCAAAATCACCCATCGGAACATCAGGAGCATACGTTTCAACCCGTGAAACCTCCCAATCCCCTTGTCGATAATGAGTGCTGTACCCATGTTCATCGGGGTTATGCAGCGCGTCTACCCTAATAAACTCGGTCGGTCGATAGCCTGGTTCTGGAATTGGCTTGTCTGAAGAATCGAAGTGTTCAGCTAAAATTCGAGTTAAACTCTGAGTGTGTTGTAGCTTCCGCTCCTTCCAACCTAGTTCACGCTTTTCAGCCCGAAAGATAATATATTTACGCATTATCGTCTTCCTCTTTGGCAGTGTCGTAGTAGGACTTTGGAAACTCGGTCTTACCGTCAAAAACGCAATCAACCTCTAAAATCGGGTCCGGGGTTATTTCAACCCGTACAAGCTCCCAGCCGTATTTGCGCTCCATCTCTTCACAGCAGCCTTCGTCCACTGCGGCGTGGCGAGACACTTCCTCAGCTTCGTCATATCTGGGTTTTGGCATACTTATATTGCTCCTAGTTCGGTCTAGTCGGACTTTGGAGAAGTCGTCTCGGCTGAGTGTGTCCGCACTCACCGAGGCGCATTTCATATCTTAATTATACAGGTACCTGTCTGTATACTGTTTTAGTCGGACTGACCTTTATATTTAAGGCTTGAAATGCCTTCATTTCAAAGGTTTCAGCATGGTGCTCTTGTCTAGCAGCACTGTGAGCCGAAAGACCCTAATTGAGGCAGTGAAGCTGATAGCTCGCTCTCTGGCGGCGTTGAGCAACATCATGGGACTAGATCCAACCCACAGGCCTAAGCGGGTATATCGGGATGAGGCGATCGCACTCCTTACCCTGATAAGCTTTGTCGAGGGCACCGCTGCATAAGACAATCTGCGCCCTCGACGCCTACCGCACGATCGCTATCCTCCTCCAAGTCGCGGGCTGGCTTGCTGTCCTCGCCTGCCTCTATTCCCTCCAAGCAAGCCGGGCCACTCGTCGCGTCTACGAAGCCGAATGGGCCACTGAAGCCTACGCACTGGTCCGCCGCATCGACCATGCCCTAGCCCCTGCCGATGGCCCCACGGCCCCGCTGCTGCCACCACCGTCACCACCACCACTGCTGCCGCTGCCCCCGCCATCCACTCCGACCAGGTGCAGGCCATCCTCAACAGCACCGGCACCGCGACCAACAAACTCCGTGCTCTCGCTACCCTCGCCAACCTCCAATGGCGGCACTCCAGAGGTCACAAACAACACATGCATAACAGCGACATCCGCTCTGCTCTCGCTACCGTCTTCGCCGCTGACATCCTCACTCAACTCTCCTAAACACCTTTCCCCTGGGCGTGGAGAACCCCCAGGGCTAACGCGATCGCATTGGCATGCGCTGGATAACACTCCGGACAGTTTCTGATGGTCAACGGCAAAATGATGTTGGGCAGATTCTTCAGGAGGCAAACAATTCCCGTTAGGAGTCAAGATACTCCGTTTAGGAATCCTTTGGGGGCGGGCAAATCGGTAAGCTGTGAGCTGGGTTCTTTGCGAGGTAGGCTCGCTATGGGGGCAATGACACCCGGATATCGAACGATTTTGGAGTCCTATCTGAAACCGCAGCGGGGGCAGTTTGGGGGGTTGGCGCTAACTTTGCTGGGGGGCATTGGCTTGCAGCTAGTGAATCCTCAGATTTTGCGCTACTTCATTGATGCAGCGATCGCAGGCGGGCAGCAGCGCTCGCTGCTGCTGGCGGCGGGGGCTTTTGTGGCGATCGCACTGGTGCAGCAGGGGCTGGCGATCGCCACCACCTACGTCAGCGAAACCATTGCCTGGCGCGCGACCAACACCCTACGCCTTGACCTGGCCCGCCACGCCCTGGGTCTAGACCTGGCCTTTCACAAAGCCCACACCCCCGGCGAACTGGTGGAGCGAGTCGATGGCGATGTCGATGCCCTGTCGCGGTTTTTCTCGCAGTTTGTGCTGCAGGTGGTGGGCAACGGGTTACTGGTCGTGGGCGTGCTGACGATTCTATGGTTTGAAGACTGGCGGGCCGGGCTGAGCCTGAGCCTGTTTGCCCTGGTGGCCTTTGGCGTGCTGGGCAGTCTGCAAACCCTGGCCGTTGGCCCCTGGGGCACCTACCGCCAGATCAGCGCCGAGTTCTACGGCTTTGTGGCCGAGCACCTCAGCGGCCTCGAAGACATCCGCGCCAACGGGGCCGTTGGCTACGTGATGGATCGGTTTTACACCATTCTGCGGCGGTGGCTGGCGGCCTTTCACCAGGCCCGCTTTACCAGCACATTGCTGTGGGGCAGCACCGTAGGGCTGTTTACGCTGGGCAATGCGATCGCCCTGGCCGTCGGGGCCTACCTCTGGAGCCAAGCCGCCATCACCATCGGCACCGTCTACCTGCTCTTCTACTACGCCGCTCTGCTGCAAGACCCGATCGAGCGTATCCGCGAAGAGCTGGAGCAGCTTCAGCAGGCCCAGGCCAGTATCCAGCGTATTCAGGATCTATTCGGGCATCGGCCCCAAGTTAACCCTGGCGGTCAGGCCGTTCTACCTAACGGGGCGCTGTCGGTGGAGTTTCAGGAGGTTTGGTTTGGGTATAGGGATGGGGCAGGTGAAGAGGTGAAGAGGTGGGGAGGTGAAGAAGTCAGTAAGATGCTCAAGCCTACCCCTCCACTCCTTCACTCCTTTACTCCTTTACTCCAAAACCTCACACTCCACATCCCCGCCGGGCAAACCCTCGGCCTACTGGGTCGCACGGGTAGCGGCAAGAGCACCCTGGCACGGTTGCTGCTGCGACTGTACGATATTCAGCGGGGGCAGATTCGCTTGGGTGGGGTCGATATCAGCCAAGTGTCGAGGGTAGAATTGCCGCACCATGTGGGGTTTGTAACTCAGGATGTGCAGTTGTTTCAGACCAGCGTGCGGAACAATCTGACGTTTTTTAATGGGCACATTCGCGATCGCACTATTCTACAAACCCTGGAGGAGCTGGGCCTGATGCCCTGGCTAGAGGCGCTACCTGCGGGGCTGAACACAGAACTGGGGGCCGACAGCGGCGGGCTGTCGGCGGGGCAGGCGCAGCTGCTGGCGTTCGCGCGGGTGTTTCTGAGGAATCCGGGGCTGGTGGTGCTGGATGAAGCCTCATCGCGGCTGGATCCGCAGACGGAGCAGCTGATTGAGCGGGCGGTGGATCGGCTGTTGGAAAACCGCACGGGGATTATCATTGCCCACCGGCTGAAGACCGTGGAGCGGGCCGACCAGATTTTGATTTTGGAGCAGGGGCGGGCGGTGGAGTACGGCGATCGCATCACGCTGGCGCAAAAGCCCACCTCTCGCTTTGCCCAGTTGCTTAGAGCGGGCTCTGCCGTTGAGCTGGCGTAGCGCAAGAGCTTGACGCACCGACCCAACCAGTTGAGAATGCTTATCATTAACCGCAGTTAACTCTCTGGCCGTGATGCTTTGGGAGTGTAAATCGCAGACCTTGAACTTACTATGGCGATCGCTCTTTCTCAGTCTGACTATCGGGCAATGCTTCAGGAGGGCGGCAATAATCAGCAGTTTGCACCCGGTGAGTTGGATGTAACTTGGCCCTATCCAACGCAGTTGGGCCGTGGGTCGGTTCGAGAGGCAAAACTGCGTGAGGGCTTACAACTAACGATCGCCAGCTACCAACTGCACCAGGATGTCATTGTTGAAATACCTGAGCGGGAGCACCCGCTAGAGTACGAATTCACCGTCATCCGCGACCATTCGCAGCCGTCAACGGGGGCTACAGATCATTACTTCTTCTCGGGTAGCGGCCTAGCAGACTCCGGCATTAACGAAGAACTGGCGGGGTGGCACGTTCTAGACGTGAGCTTTCATCTAGAGCCCAATTTGTTTTCCACCTGGATGGGCGATCGCCTAGAGCAGGCGGCACCCCCCGTTAAAGCCCTGGTCAACGACCTCAGCCAGGCTCGCTATACCTACGCTGCCTCGCCCACCGTGGCCATGCAGGCGGCCCTACAGCAGATTTTGAACTGCCCCTATACGGGCCTGACCCAGCAACTTTACCTAGAGAGCAAAATTTGGGAACTGATGGCTCTGCACCTGGATCAGATGTTGCAGCACCAGCCCGATCAGCCCCGGAAGCAAACCCTCAAACCCGACGATATTGAGCGCCTTCACTACGCCAGAGAAATCCTAAAGCAGCACCTCACCGATCCCCCCTCGCTGAACGGACTAGCTCGTCAGGTTGGCTTAAACGAATTTACTTTGAAGCAGGGATTCCGCCAACTCTTTGGCACTACGGTCTTTGGCTGCCTCCACCACTACCGTATGGAGTGCGCCAAGGCGCTATTGGCCGATAGCCGCTTCAATGTCACCGAAGTCGCCCGCGATGTGGGGTTTGCTAATCGGGGGCATTTTGCCGCAGCCTTTCGCAAAAAATTTGGCGTTAACCCCAAAACCTACTCCCTTATGACTAGAAGCACGCGGGCTAAAAATTCCGAGTTTGGATCAAAAAATTCCTTTTGCTGATCAAAGCGATCGCCCACGGCCTTCTGCCATCCAGTAAGCTTCTTGCAAGTGAGTTGCAATTGAGTCTGTGGGCTAAACGCCTACCAGCTCTAATATTTTGGTGTGTGGAGTGATGAATCAACTACAGCGATTGGCTTGGGTGGAGGGGGCTTTACTGGTGCTGATGGCTAGCCCAACTCAGGCAGAGCCAGCGCCAAAGATTGAAAGTCAGGGGGCAAGCCTTGTGACCGAAATGCCCCGTGGAGAAGCTACGGCGCAGGAGAGTGAAACAGCGGCAGCCCCAGCTCTCCTTAGCCAAATTGAGCAACCTGCCGACACGGTAGATGAATGGTCAGCTGAAATAGCCCAGGCAATAGCCCAAATTACAGCTGTGCGGCTTAATCCTACCGCTGACGGCGTGGAAATGGTTTTAGAAACATCGGCAGAGCTAGCGGCTTCGTCGTCGGTGGTGGGCAATGCGCTGATTGTGGATATCGCCAATGCAACGCTGACGCTGCCAGAGGGCGGTGAGTTTCAGGCTACTAACCCGGCTGAGGGCATTGCGCTGGTGAGCGTTGCACCGCTAGGAGATGGCGTGCGGGTGGCGATCACGGGCTCAGAGGCTCCGCCGACTGCGGCGATTAATGCAGCGGCGCAGCGCTTAGTGATGTCTGTCGCTAGAGGCACAGCCGCGGCAGCCCCTGACGAAGAAGCCATTCAGGTGGTGGTGACGGCCACCCGCAGCGAGGAAGAGGCGACGACAATTCCCCGATCGGTGACCGTCATTACCCAGCAGGAGATTCAGCAGCAGACCTCCGTCAGTCGAGATTTGAGCGATATTTTAGGGGCGCTGGTACCGGGTCTCGCGCCATCCTCAGAGCGGACGTTTACGGCGGCCTCGCTGCGGGGCCGAAACGCCGTTATTTTGATCGATGGGGTGCCGCAAAATGTCAACGTGCGCGACTTTGACCGCGAGCTGCGCACCCTCGACCCCAGCATTATTGAGCGCATTGAGGTGGTGCGCGGCCCCAGCGCTATCTACGGGGGTGGGGCAACCGGCGGCATCATCAACATCATTACGCGGCAGCCCGATGAGGCCGACTTTAGTGCCACCTCAGAGGTGAGCGTCAATTCTGCCCTGGGGAGCTTGCAGGGCGAGAGTTTTGGCTACTTTGTTCAGCAGACGGTCTCTGCCAGGGATGGCAATGCCGATATTTTGGCCTCGCTGTCGCGGGCTGATACGGGAGCCTCGTTTGATGGGCAGGGCGATCGCATTCCCACCATTCAAGGCACTGATGAGAGTGAGAATGTGTCTCTCTTTACCCGGTTAGGCTACAACCCCGACGAAAACCAGCGGCTTCAGTTTTCGCTCAACTACTACCGCGAAAGCCGCAACAGCGATGTGATTGCCGACCCCAGCGTTGACGACGAACCCGGCGAGCAAAAGGCGCGAGCCCTGCGGGTGGGGCAGCTGAGCTTTCCCGAAGGGGGTGGCCCCCAGGCCGATCGCAACGTGATTCTAAATCTCAGCTATCGCCACGACGACATTTTGAATGGCAGCCTCGATAGCCAGCTTTACTTCCGTGACAACTCATCCCGCAGCGACCCCCGCGATCGCCGTCCCCGACCCTTTGGCATTTTTCAAGGAGAGCTAGAGTCCCAAAACTGGGGCGGACGGCTCGCCCTCGATACGCCCCTGGCGGACAGCCTCAACCTGGTTTGGGGGGCTGACTACAACCACGAGACCACCGCCAATACCTATAACCTCTTTGACCCGGTCAGCTTCGACGACAGCAATGGTCGAGTCAACCGGCTGATCGAACAGCGACCCCTGGTGCCGCCCTATACCCTCAGCAGTCTGGGGCTGTTTTCTCAGCTCCAGTGGCAGACCACCGACTGGTTGGAGCTATCGGGGGGCGTACGCCACGAGCGCATTGGCTTCTCGGTGAGCGACTACACCACTTTTTTTGGCGAACCGATCGCAGGGGGCGATCGCAACTTTAGCGACACCGCCTTTAATGCTGGCGCCGTAGCCGATATCACCCCCGAAATCAGCCTATTTGCCAACGTTGCCCAGGGTTTTTCGGTGCCCGATTTTGGCGCGGTGTTAGGCTTTGCCGACCCCGACTTTGCGGTGAATTCAGATGTGCAAGCCAACCGGCCCCAGAAAGTCAGCGAGTATGAGGTCGGCATTCGCGGCGACTGGAACACGGTTCAGGCTTCAATTTCAGGGTTTTACAACACTTCCGAGTTAGGCTCTACCTTTGTGTTTGATGACGCCACTGGCCTCTACGACCTGGTGCGGGCACCCGAGCGCGTCTACGGCCTAGAGGCCACCCTGGATGTTCAGCCCAGCCCCACCTGGAGCCTGGGCACCACCCTCAGCTTGGTCGGTGGCGAAGCCGATTTAGACGACACCGGAGAGTACATCGCCATCAGCAGCACCCGCATTCAGCCCCTCAAGCTCACCGCTTACATCGAAAATGAAACCCTGCCGGGCTGGCGCAATCGCCTCCAACTGCTGTACGTGGGCAGCCGCAGCGCCGCCTTTGACGCCGAGGTTGACCCCAGCCCGATAAACAGCTACGCCGTGGTGGATTTGATCAGCAGCGTCGATGTCGGCCCCGGCACCTTAGACATTGGCATTGCTAACCTGTTCGATGCGTTCTATTTCCCGGCCTATGCCCAGCGTAGCAGCGGGTTTTCTGAAACTTTCAATAGCGCTGCGTCTGGGCGACGGGTGACCGTGGGGTATCGGGTGACGTTTTAGGAGTAGATGGGTAGGCGGGTAGGGGGTAGGCAGGTAAGGGGTGGGAGGGTAGATGGGTGGACGGGTGGGAGGGTAGATGGGTGGGAGGGTGGATGAGTAGGGACCGTTGACTCTTCATCTCTAAACCCCCAATCATCAATTACCTACCCATCCACCCCTTACCCATCCACCCATCTACTCTCCCACCCTCCCACTCATCCACAACGATCTATGACTCTAAAAAACTGGCTACTTCACGGACTGCTCATGGTGCTGGTAGCGGTGGGTGCGATCGCCTGTCAGACTTCCCCCATCGCCAATCCGGCTCCCGTCGACTGCCGTATGGTGCAGCATCCCTTGGGGGAAACCTGTGTGCCCATGCAGCCGAGTCGGGTGGTGGCCCTAGATCACACGGCGGCGGTTAATTTGCTGTCGTTGGGGGTGATGCCTGCGGGGGTGGCCAGCAATCTGTTGCCCCAGCTAGCCGAGCGGCTGCCAGATGTACCGCGTTTGGGGCAGAGCGCTCAGATCAATCTGGAAGCGTTGGCGGTGCTCCAGCCTGATTTGATTATCGGGGCCGCCTCAGATCTAGAGGATACCTACGACAAGCTATCGGCGATCGCCCCCACCGTGGCCTTTGAGATGCAAACTACTGCCGACTGGCAGCAACCCTTTCGCTTCCACGGCCAGGTGCTGGGGCTGGAGGCCGAGGCCGAGGCGGTGCTAGAGCAGTATCGGCAGCGTGTAGAGACCTTGAGCAACCAACGGGGAAACCCGCCTATGCAGGTTTCTCTGGTGCGGGTGATGGCCCAGTCGGGTCAGATTGGGCTATATCTAAAGAACTGCTTTGGCGGCTCTATTTTGGCCGATATCGGCTTTGAGCGCCCCCCTGCTCAAGATGAAGGCACCCCAGATCAGCCGCCGTTTACCAAACTGATTAGCCGCGAGGCCATGACCCAGGCCGATGGCGATGTGATCTTGCTCTCCACCTTTGGTGCGACCCCAGAGATTGCCGCCGAGGCCGAGGCCGAACTAGAGCGATTGAAAACCGATCCCCTTTGGCAGTCACTCAAGGCCGTGCAGCAAAACCAGGTGTATTTGATAGGTCACTACTGGGGGGCGGGCAACAGCCCCTTAGCTGCGGAGTGGGTGCTCGACGACGTGGAGCAGTATTTGCTGCAATCTTCCGACCAGGAGGCATAAAACTCTTAGCTGGAAGGCTTTATTATTCGGACTCTGTTGTAGGGCAGCACTATTGGTCGCCTGATAATGGGCAACATGACCGCCCAGTGTGGGCCAGAGCGTTGGCCGATCGCGTTTACCCCCAGGCTGAAGGGAGAAATAGCTAAATCAATATCCAACCAAGGGCCAAGACCGGCCTAGAAACTAGCTCAGATTCTGATACATTTGAGAACTACTCTCATTAGAACCTGCGGCAAGATATTCCTTGCGTGCTTCTGCGCCATGGCTATTACCCTCTCCAGCACCGACTACGACGAACTCTGGCAAGCCGCCAATCCCCACCGGGGAGAGAGCGATCGCGAAGATTTAGCCGAAGTGCGAGAGATCGTGCCGCCGCGTCTGGGGCAGGGCTATGTGCAGCAGATTCAACTGCGGGGTATTGGTCTGAGCCTGTTCGACTACCACCTGCATGAGGATGTATGCCTGATCTCGGCAACGGACAGCCCAGACAGCTACGAGGTGGGCTTTAACCTCTCCGGCAACCGCAGCGGCAAGCGCACGGGGGAGAACTTTTTGGAGTGGGGCACGCGCCCCGTTGAGCCACCCCGGCGGCAACTGGACTATGCCAATGACCCCGTACTCAAAGTCGATTTGCACATTGATCCTGACCACGAGATTGGGCAACTGCTGGCCCATGGCATTGCAAATCTGTCCCCACCTAGCCAACCAGTGGATGCGGGTAGTGCCCCCTGGGTGAATGATATCAATGTGATTACTCCGGCCATGCGGCTCGTGCTAGAGCAACTCTGGCGCTGCCCGTTTCAGGGCCAGACCCGGCGCATTTTTTTGGAGGCCAAATGTCTGGAGCTAATTGCCCTGAAGCTAGAGCAGTTGAGCACCGCATCGTCCCAAACCAAAGAGTTAAGGCCCCTCAGTGCCGACGATCGCGATCGCATCTACGCCGCCCAGAAAATTCTCATCGACCAGCTAGACAATCCACCCACCCTGCTTGAGCTGGCCCGACGGGTTAACCTCAATGACTACAAGCTCAAGGTGGGCTTTAAGCAGGTGTTTGGTACCACGGTGTTTGGCTACCTGCACCAGCACCGCATGGAAACGGCCCGCCACCTGCTCCACAGCCGCCGCTTCAACGTGAAAGAAGTGGCCCAATCCGTAGGCTACGCCAACCAGAGCCGCTTCGCCGCCGCCTTTCGCAAGCAGTTTGGCGTCAACCCGAAGGCCTATAGCCGGAGTTGAAAAATCCGCCTGAGGCCCAAAACGATCCGCCTTAGGGCGATCGCGCTCCCCCTTTACCGATATGTTCTTGAGAATAGTTCCTAGCAAATGATGGGCATGCCATTCCTTTGCTGCATTCGGTATGAGGAGAGACAGACAATGGGTTCACGACAGGTTCAGCGACCGGATCGTCGGATGCTGGTGAGATTGATGGCGGGTGGTGCGATCGCGCTGCCGTTTTGGGCCAATAGTGCGATCGCGGCGAGTCTGCTCCCCAGCGAGCCGCCGCCAGCGGCAGGCTTGGAGATGGCCCAGCAAGGGGCGACCCCGATTCAAATTACGGCGGTACGCCTTGAGTCTACGGAGGCTGGGGTTGAGGTGGTGTTAGAGACGGCGGCGGGGGAGTTGTCGACGCCCACCACTACTACTGCCGGGAATGCGCTGCTGGTCGAAATTCCCAATGCGGTGCTGCAATTGCCCGGTGGAGAGGCCTTTGAGCAGTTTGGCCCGGCGGCAGGCATTGCCCTGGTCAGCGTCACTGCCCTGCCCGACAATCGGGTACAGGTGGCGATTACGGGCACCGATGGGCCGCCTACGGTGGCGACCCGCGCCACGGCGGCGGGGCTGACTTTGACCCTACAGCTCGGTACAGCTGGCTCGACGGCAGCAACCGACCAGGGACTACAGATCGTCGTCAGCGCGACGCGAACAGAAGAAGACCTTCAGGACTTACCGCGATCGGTGACGGTGCTCACCCGTGACGACATCGAGCAGCAGTCGGCCCTGACCTCTGACTTTCGCGATATTTTAGGCAACTTGGTGCCAGGGTTTGGGCCGCCGCCGAGTGTGGCTACGCCCCGGTCAATTGTGCAAAACCTGCGGGGGCGCAGCACTACCATTCTGTTTAATGGCATTCCCCTGACCTCAAACTATGGGCTCGATCGCGAGCTGCGCGCCCTCGACCCCAGCACCGTAGAGCGAGTGGAGGTGGTGCGCGGCCCCACGGCGGTATACGGCAGCCAGGCCACCGGGGGGGTGATCAATATCATCACCCGCGCCCCGGCCAACACCCCGATGCAGGTGACGATCGCTCCCGAGATCGACGGCAGTTTTCGCAACCTGGGCGACAGCTTTGGCCATGGCTTGCAGCTGGGGGTGTCGGGCGACGACGGCGAGGTGGACTATGTGTTTTCGCTGCGGCGGCAGCAGACCGGAGCCGCTTTCGATGCCGAGGGCGATCGCATTCCCGAGACCAGCGGCGGCGGCGTGATCGACGCCACATCCTACGCCTTTTTAGGCTCCATGGGCTACCGCTTCGCCACCGATCAACATCTACGGTTGACCCTCAGCTTCTACGATGGCCGCCAAGACACAGCGTTTTTGTCCGATCCGGCGGTGAATCAGGAACCGGGCGTGCAAAAGGCCCGTCCGCTGGCGGTCAACCTGGGGCGAGAGGGCACCGATCTGGCGGGCGATCGCAGCTTGACCGCCGGGCTAAGCTACAGCCACGACAACCTCTGGGGCAGCCGTCTCCAGGCCAACCTCTACTACCGCGACTACACCTCCATCGTCGGCTTTAGCGACTTTCGAGGCGGTTTCTTTGACGTGATTGGCCGTCAGCGGGCCACGGGCGACAAGTGGGGTGCCCAGGTGCAGGTCGAAACGCCCCTCTGGGATGCCGGTGCCGCCAGCCTGCTGTGGGGGGTGGATTATGTGGATGAGAGCAACGTTGCCCCCTTTGAAATTTTTGACCCGGTGGCCTTTGATACCCGCAATACGTTGCAAAAGGTGGGCGATCGCACCTTTGTGCCCCCCTACGGCCTAGAGCAATTGGGCCTGTTTGCCCAGGTGCAGTGGGATGTCAGCGATCGCCTTCGGCTGAGCGGGGGCCTGCGCCACGAGCGCATTGGCCTGCGGGTCAACGACTACGCCACGTTCTTTGGCGATGCCATTACCGGCGGCAATCAGAATTTTGATGCCACGGTGTTCAACCTGGGCACCAGCTACGATATCACCCCCGAACTCACCGCCTTTGCCAGCTTTGCCCAGGGCTTTTCGGTCCCCACCTTTGGCGGAGTGCTGCGCAGCCCACCCGCTGGGTTTGTCAATGTGGGCGATAGCCTGCGTCTGACCGAACCGGTGACGGTAAACAACTACGAAATTGGCCTGCGAGGCAACTGGCCTGGTGTGCAGACCTCCCTAGCCGCTTTCTACAACACCTCTGCCCTGGGCGAAGACTATGCCTTTGTCGGCGGCGTTTCCCAACTGGTGCGTGCTCCGGAGCGCATTTATGGGGTAGAGGCCACGGTAGATTGGCAACTAGCGAATACCTGGAGCCTAGGGGGCACCCTGGGCTGGACGGAGGGGGAAAACGACGAAAATGATA
Above is a genomic segment from Nodosilinea sp. E11 containing:
- a CDS encoding ABC transporter ATP-binding protein yields the protein MGAMTPGYRTILESYLKPQRGQFGGLALTLLGGIGLQLVNPQILRYFIDAAIAGGQQRSLLLAAGAFVAIALVQQGLAIATTYVSETIAWRATNTLRLDLARHALGLDLAFHKAHTPGELVERVDGDVDALSRFFSQFVLQVVGNGLLVVGVLTILWFEDWRAGLSLSLFALVAFGVLGSLQTLAVGPWGTYRQISAEFYGFVAEHLSGLEDIRANGAVGYVMDRFYTILRRWLAAFHQARFTSTLLWGSTVGLFTLGNAIALAVGAYLWSQAAITIGTVYLLFYYAALLQDPIERIREELEQLQQAQASIQRIQDLFGHRPQVNPGGQAVLPNGALSVEFQEVWFGYRDGAGEEVKRWGGEEVSKMLKPTPPLLHSFTPLLQNLTLHIPAGQTLGLLGRTGSGKSTLARLLLRLYDIQRGQIRLGGVDISQVSRVELPHHVGFVTQDVQLFQTSVRNNLTFFNGHIRDRTILQTLEELGLMPWLEALPAGLNTELGADSGGLSAGQAQLLAFARVFLRNPGLVVLDEASSRLDPQTEQLIERAVDRLLENRTGIIIAHRLKTVERADQILILEQGRAVEYGDRITLAQKPTSRFAQLLRAGSAVELA
- a CDS encoding MATE family efflux transporter — encoded protein: MQKNNLLTEVREFFKLAVPLASAQVAQSATGFADTVMMGRMGVDVLAAGGLAAITFLCIMMTASGVAMGVSPLIAEAFGAGQKTRVEQIARQGLWLSVLVAIPTMLFTGHLDILLSRTGQTETTVQLANIYLDITLWGLFPAVGFAALRATVSALSQARPVMIIVVLGTAFNITWNYILGFGKLGFPKMGLAGLAVASVVTLWGMFLALALYILTNKNLKHYRIFQELHRIRPHILKKLAWVGVPIGLFSGLETGFFMVITFWMGLLGTEVLAAHQIVFQTILVVFMVPLGISYATTVRVGQWLGRRDHTGIQQAALVSMSVSTVFMVGVSTIFLCFPEFIIGLYIDTTNPVNANIVAIALPLLIVAAIAQVLDGFQKAVYGSLQGLQDTQIPMLLNVLGYWGIGLLVGYILGFQLQMGGVGLWIGQSVSIAFVAGLFIWRFWRLVRHQKLTQLI
- the tnpA gene encoding IS200/IS605 family transposase is translated as MAQALKSNINVVYSCKYYVVWCPKYRRKVLVNGVDVRLKELLYEVVSEATGELLQLEIMPDHVCLLVEIDPQYGIAKLVRNMKGRSSRFLRQEFPWLKSRLPTLWTNSYFVSTVGDIPVSVVEQYIENQKNV
- a CDS encoding AraC family transcriptional regulator, producing the protein MAIALSQSDYRAMLQEGGNNQQFAPGELDVTWPYPTQLGRGSVREAKLREGLQLTIASYQLHQDVIVEIPEREHPLEYEFTVIRDHSQPSTGATDHYFFSGSGLADSGINEELAGWHVLDVSFHLEPNLFSTWMGDRLEQAAPPVKALVNDLSQARYTYAASPTVAMQAALQQILNCPYTGLTQQLYLESKIWELMALHLDQMLQHQPDQPRKQTLKPDDIERLHYAREILKQHLTDPPSLNGLARQVGLNEFTLKQGFRQLFGTTVFGCLHHYRMECAKALLADSRFNVTEVARDVGFANRGHFAAAFRKKFGVNPKTYSLMTRSTRAKNSEFGSKNSFC